A single genomic interval of Deltaproteobacteria bacterium harbors:
- a CDS encoding ABC transporter ATP-binding protein: protein MILEARGIRKSFFAYKKRFSVVKDVDIYVEDGENVSIVGESGAGKTTLVHCLSFLEEYDGGQIYFKDKLIDKDNIYILRKGMQIVFQNFSASLDPRMSIKKIIAEPLRIKGLSHSYIEEKIEQVIEIVHLPRHVLMRKKSSLSGGEMQRVAIARALISSPELVIFDEATSALDTSTQAIALNLLIDLKMKFPLSYLFITHDLTLAKFITDRIYVMYRGRIIEEAPTEELFKHPLHPYTMLLKEGIFGQMTQIREKNSKNGCEFYPFCRWATKECQEHLSPVNEANTKHFVRCFLYN from the coding sequence AAAGTCTTTCTTTGCTTACAAAAAGAGATTTTCGGTTGTAAAAGATGTAGACATATATGTGGAAGACGGAGAAAATGTTTCTATAGTTGGGGAATCGGGAGCCGGAAAAACAACACTTGTTCATTGTTTATCTTTTTTAGAAGAGTATGATGGAGGGCAAATCTATTTTAAAGATAAACTGATAGATAAGGATAATATTTATATTTTGAGAAAGGGAATGCAAATAGTATTTCAGAATTTTTCTGCTTCTTTAGATCCGAGAATGAGTATAAAGAAGATAATAGCGGAGCCATTGAGGATAAAAGGGTTATCTCATTCGTATATAGAGGAAAAGATCGAACAGGTGATAGAAATTGTACATCTTCCAAGGCATGTGCTTATGAGAAAGAAGAGCAGCTTAAGCGGCGGAGAAATGCAGCGGGTGGCTATTGCAAGGGCATTGATAAGTTCACCTGAGCTTGTAATATTTGATGAAGCTACATCGGCTCTGGATACCTCCACTCAGGCGATTGCTCTCAATCTGTTGATAGATTTAAAGATGAAATTTCCGTTGAGTTATTTATTTATTACCCATGATTTGACCTTGGCTAAGTTTATTACGGATAGAATATATGTAATGTATAGAGGAAGAATTATAGAAGAAGCTCCTACAGAGGAATTGTTTAAACATCCCTTACATCCCTATACTATGCTACTCAAGGAGGGAATTTTTGGACAGATGACGCAGATTCGTGAGAAAAATAGCAAAAATGGCTGCGAATTTTACCCATTTTGTCGGTGGGCAACAAAGGAATGCCAGGAACATCTTTCTCCTGTAAACGAGGCAAATACTAAACATTTTG